The following coding sequences are from one Paenibacillus sp. FSL R5-0912 window:
- a CDS encoding copper homeostasis protein CutC, with protein sequence MLLEVIATTVSDAITAERYGADRIELITGIREGGLTPSLGLIEAVREAVSIPVRVMVRPHAYSFMYDPSDAETMLRDIRHIAGIGGLSLVMGMLRSDRTVDEELLIRLIDAADGMEVTYHRAFDEVRDQLEALEVLKRYPQITDILTSGGSAVATSPEGMARIAVLQQLSADTPLSILAGSGLNAASLKDFLAHTAVSRVHFGSAVRLDGDPLKPVDPRRLEAVRRILQP encoded by the coding sequence ATGCTGCTAGAGGTCATAGCCACGACAGTAAGTGATGCAATCACAGCAGAACGTTATGGAGCGGACCGGATCGAGTTGATTACCGGGATCCGTGAAGGCGGATTAACACCCAGCCTAGGGCTGATTGAAGCTGTGCGGGAGGCAGTCAGTATTCCCGTAAGAGTGATGGTGAGGCCGCATGCATATTCCTTCATGTATGACCCATCCGACGCAGAAACGATGCTGCGCGATATCCGCCACATTGCCGGGATAGGCGGCTTATCCCTGGTTATGGGTATGCTCCGCAGTGACCGGACTGTAGATGAAGAACTGCTAATCCGGCTGATTGATGCTGCGGACGGAATGGAGGTTACGTACCACCGGGCCTTTGATGAGGTGCGGGATCAGCTTGAGGCCCTAGAAGTTTTGAAGCGGTATCCGCAGATTACGGATATATTGACCTCCGGCGGCAGTGCCGTAGCTACTTCGCCGGAGGGAATGGCACGGATTGCCGTACTGCAGCAGCTGTCTGCAGATACTCCGCTATCCATCCTGGCCGGCAGCGGCTTAAACGCTGCAAGCCTGAAGGATTTCCTTGCCCATACCGCAGTCAGCCGGGTACACTTCGGCTCAGCGGTCCGGTTGGACGGTGATCCGCTGAAGCCTGTTGACCCCCGGCGGCTGGAAGCTGTCCGCAGGATACTCCAGCCATAG
- a CDS encoding ABC transporter substrate-binding protein produces MNKARQPFAILCIIFLMSTLLLACSSKNDEGNAAANTAAGNTAATAAPTVEATSEPAATTRPYTDYKGHTVEIPVNPQRIIYSGETYGDLIALGVQAIGYPLSMAEGQVFKDKLTGVEDVGFPINLEKTLELQPDLIIYAGIEEADFDALSKIAPTIIFDTFAPLKERMQEIGGILGKTAEAEAWLAQYQTQEDAMWAQLKASGMKEGETAAVFTYYPGDRLFVMATTGLSQVLYGENGFKPTPAIQKVLDADMGFQEISMEVIQEYAGDRIFLLTPVADEAKASTDKLLESAVWKSLPAVKNGYVYTQDIMKTSSDAATREWLLGEIPAMLNK; encoded by the coding sequence ATGAACAAGGCAAGACAACCTTTCGCTATCCTGTGCATCATCTTCCTGATGAGCACCTTACTGCTCGCCTGCAGCAGCAAGAATGATGAAGGCAACGCTGCGGCTAACACAGCTGCCGGCAATACCGCTGCAACCGCCGCTCCAACCGTAGAAGCTACTTCAGAACCGGCAGCCACAACACGCCCTTACACCGATTACAAAGGCCATACGGTTGAGATTCCTGTGAACCCGCAGCGAATCATCTACTCCGGGGAAACTTACGGCGATCTGATTGCCCTGGGCGTACAGGCCATCGGCTATCCGCTCTCCATGGCTGAAGGCCAGGTGTTCAAGGACAAGCTGACCGGGGTAGAAGATGTCGGCTTCCCGATCAACCTGGAGAAGACGCTTGAGCTTCAGCCGGATCTGATCATCTATGCCGGAATTGAAGAGGCTGATTTCGATGCCTTGTCCAAAATCGCTCCAACGATTATCTTCGATACCTTCGCCCCGCTGAAGGAACGGATGCAGGAAATCGGCGGTATCTTGGGCAAGACGGCAGAAGCAGAAGCCTGGCTGGCCCAGTACCAGACACAGGAAGATGCCATGTGGGCCCAGCTTAAAGCTTCAGGCATGAAGGAAGGCGAAACTGCCGCAGTCTTCACCTACTATCCGGGCGACAGACTGTTTGTAATGGCTACAACCGGCCTGTCGCAGGTACTGTATGGGGAGAACGGATTCAAGCCTACTCCGGCGATCCAAAAGGTGCTTGACGCCGACATGGGCTTCCAGGAGATTTCGATGGAGGTTATCCAGGAATACGCAGGGGACCGTATTTTCCTTCTGACGCCGGTAGCTGACGAAGCCAAGGCATCGACCGACAAGCTGCTGGAGAGTGCAGTCTGGAAAAGCCTGCCGGCTGTTAAGAACGGCTATGTCTATACACAGGACATCATGAAAACCTCCAGTGATGCCGCCACCAGAGAATGGCTGCTGGGTGAAATCCCCGCCATGCTGAATAAGTAA
- a CDS encoding ThuA domain-containing protein, protein MTRVTVWNEYRHERQEERIRQVYPNGIHVQLASFLSAAGLDTRTATLDEPEHGLTEEVLNNTDVLVWWGHVAHQEVSDEVVNRIHKRVLEGMGLVVLHSGHMSKIFIKLMGTSCDLKWREAGEKERLWVMEPSHPIAAGIGEYIDLEQEEMYGAHFDVPAPESLIFVGWFEGGNVFPSGSTYRRGSGNIFYFQPGHESYPTYYNKEIQQVIINGVNWCAPVKRDVPVYGHSEALEPIRSTVGV, encoded by the coding sequence GTGACCAGAGTAACCGTATGGAATGAATACCGCCATGAGCGGCAGGAAGAACGAATCCGCCAGGTCTATCCGAATGGCATACATGTACAGCTGGCCTCTTTTCTGAGCGCAGCGGGACTGGATACAAGAACGGCAACGCTGGATGAGCCGGAGCATGGCCTGACAGAAGAAGTGCTGAATAACACTGATGTACTGGTATGGTGGGGGCATGTTGCCCATCAGGAAGTGAGTGACGAGGTAGTGAACAGGATTCATAAGCGTGTGCTGGAGGGGATGGGGCTGGTGGTGCTGCATTCAGGCCACATGTCCAAAATCTTCATCAAGCTCATGGGCACAAGCTGTGATCTGAAATGGCGTGAAGCCGGGGAGAAAGAACGCCTCTGGGTGATGGAGCCCAGCCATCCGATTGCCGCAGGCATCGGCGAATATATTGACCTGGAGCAGGAAGAGATGTACGGGGCGCACTTTGACGTGCCTGCACCGGAGAGCCTGATCTTTGTCGGCTGGTTCGAAGGCGGCAATGTGTTCCCGAGCGGATCAACGTACCGGCGCGGCAGCGGGAATATTTTCTATTTCCAGCCCGGCCACGAGTCCTATCCAACCTATTACAACAAGGAAATTCAGCAGGTTATCATCAACGGCGTGAACTGGTGTGCTCCGGTCAAGCGTGATGTTCCGGTGTACGGCCATTCCGAGGCACTTGAGCCGATTAGAAGCACAGTAGGTGTATAA
- a CDS encoding helix-turn-helix domain-containing protein translates to MRQNALNPGLPPASALAAAPALPAVPLRSLLFQLKGIELVIQSANTVSAVQTAGQHTLLIFTGGRGELCIGEQPALSVHADKCCLLSPGTSYSTDNAEMTLYYYLISFAAITAGDSPASHTAELLPGRKELIVHPFTRVIRLAEELLANPGSGDELQYFRQQLQFQELLLLLFEHNYSTRQLPSPAQSVESTIQFLQDHYMESITVKQLAELAQVSPWQYTPIFQKLTGKRPLDYLTDLRIGHSKNYLLESAEPLREIARLVGFSDEYYFSRRFRQKTGVTPGQYAQAQQRKVTVKDWTGHEVEIPERPKRIVYHGETLGDLLALGVKPAGGDEAFARNSVYKHRVKNLANVGFPLDPQLTRLISPDLIIIANSDERAYTRVSGIAPTLTFDSFAPLEQRLRILGGWLGRQREAEAWLEAYHAKNAAMWQRLYAEGLQPGETASALVYDHGNRLFAMAMTGLSTALYAPGGLQPTAEIKGLLDQGLGFGEVDPAKLHSYAGDRVFMLIPERPDSREAMEQLLRTPLWNSLPAVQEGRVYMLDGAKWNSGDALTRERLLTLLPRLLGGAGG, encoded by the coding sequence TTGAGACAGAATGCCTTGAATCCGGGACTCCCCCCTGCCTCCGCACTCGCAGCGGCTCCGGCCCTGCCGGCGGTTCCGCTCCGCTCCCTGCTGTTTCAGCTGAAGGGCATTGAGCTGGTAATCCAGAGTGCCAACACTGTGTCCGCTGTGCAGACTGCCGGTCAGCATACACTTCTGATCTTTACCGGAGGCCGCGGTGAGCTCTGTATCGGGGAGCAGCCGGCCCTTTCAGTACATGCAGACAAGTGTTGTCTGCTGTCCCCCGGAACTTCCTACAGTACGGATAACGCAGAAATGACACTATACTATTATTTGATATCCTTTGCCGCTATTACGGCTGGAGATTCCCCTGCTTCCCATACAGCTGAATTGCTGCCGGGCCGGAAAGAGCTAATCGTCCACCCTTTCACCCGGGTGATCCGGCTCGCGGAAGAGCTGCTTGCGAACCCGGGCAGCGGGGACGAGCTCCAGTATTTCAGACAGCAGCTGCAGTTCCAGGAGCTGCTGCTCCTGCTGTTTGAACATAATTACTCCACCCGCCAGCTGCCCAGTCCCGCGCAATCCGTGGAGAGTACGATCCAATTCCTGCAGGATCATTATATGGAGAGCATTACGGTGAAGCAGCTTGCGGAGCTGGCACAGGTCTCTCCCTGGCAATACACCCCTATCTTCCAGAAGCTGACCGGCAAGCGGCCGCTCGATTATCTGACCGATCTGCGCATCGGGCACTCCAAGAACTATCTGCTGGAATCGGCCGAGCCGCTGCGCGAAATCGCCCGGCTGGTCGGCTTCTCCGATGAATATTACTTCAGCCGCCGCTTCCGGCAGAAGACGGGAGTCACGCCCGGGCAGTATGCCCAGGCCCAGCAGCGCAAAGTTACCGTCAAGGATTGGACGGGGCATGAAGTGGAAATTCCGGAGCGGCCGAAGCGGATTGTCTACCACGGGGAGACACTGGGAGATTTGCTGGCGCTGGGAGTCAAGCCTGCCGGAGGCGATGAGGCCTTCGCCCGGAACAGCGTCTATAAGCACAGGGTCAAGAATCTGGCCAATGTCGGCTTCCCGCTGGACCCGCAGCTGACCCGGCTGATCAGCCCCGACCTGATTATTATCGCGAATTCGGACGAGCGCGCCTATACGCGCGTCTCCGGTATCGCCCCGACCCTCACCTTCGATTCGTTCGCGCCGCTCGAGCAGCGGCTGCGGATACTTGGCGGGTGGCTCGGCAGGCAGCGTGAAGCGGAAGCCTGGCTGGAGGCCTATCACGCCAAAAACGCTGCCATGTGGCAGCGTCTGTACGCAGAGGGACTCCAGCCGGGAGAAACCGCCTCCGCGTTGGTCTACGACCATGGCAACCGCCTGTTCGCTATGGCGATGACCGGACTGTCCACGGCCCTGTATGCTCCCGGCGGCCTGCAGCCGACGGCAGAGATTAAGGGCCTGCTGGACCAGGGGCTTGGCTTCGGCGAGGTTGATCCGGCGAAGCTGCACAGCTATGCGGGGGACCGCGTCTTCATGCTCATCCCGGAGCGCCCGGACTCGCGGGAAGCCATGGAGCAGCTGCTGCGGACGCCGCTGTGGAACAGCCTGCCCGCCGTACAGGAGGGCCGCGTCTATATGCTCGACGGCGCCAAATGGAATTCCGGCGATGCCCTGACCCGCGAGCGGCTGTTGACCCTGCTGCCCAGGCTGCTGGGGGGAGCGGGCGGGTAG
- a CDS encoding AraC family transcriptional regulator yields MNIYLEIPDVDKHFPFRSLVCGGDDLTYPHWHKEIEIIYVTKGSLNLGINDVPIRMEQGEVQFINGGDVHYFLASTGSERVVIQFDLNFFQEVAALGGNDYPLRDMFMEMEFSSSKWPEGAAASIKALIESIYEEDTQRREGYAYLIKARMFEMLTVIMREVPKSRVKKQPKFSEDTLSQSRETLERLERIFSYVEQHYQEAITLNEVAGYMGFSPYYFTKLFKKNTGMTFVAFLTEYRLNKAKWILLNEDLPMSAVAEAAGFGSGKTFHHLFKEATGISPLKYRKTISGNN; encoded by the coding sequence ATGAATATCTATCTGGAAATTCCGGATGTGGACAAGCATTTTCCGTTTCGCAGCCTGGTCTGCGGAGGAGATGATCTGACCTATCCGCATTGGCATAAAGAAATCGAAATTATCTATGTAACCAAGGGAAGCCTGAATCTGGGAATCAATGATGTGCCGATCCGGATGGAGCAGGGTGAAGTGCAGTTCATCAACGGCGGAGATGTGCATTATTTCCTGGCGTCAACGGGCAGTGAGCGGGTAGTGATACAGTTTGATCTGAATTTCTTTCAGGAGGTTGCAGCACTGGGAGGCAATGATTATCCGCTGCGGGATATGTTCATGGAGATGGAATTCTCCAGTTCAAAGTGGCCGGAAGGGGCTGCCGCCAGTATAAAGGCTCTGATTGAGAGCATTTATGAGGAGGATACACAGCGCCGGGAAGGCTACGCTTATCTGATTAAGGCCAGGATGTTTGAAATGCTGACGGTTATTATGCGGGAGGTGCCGAAGAGCAGGGTCAAGAAGCAGCCCAAGTTCTCGGAAGACACATTGTCCCAGTCCAGAGAGACGCTGGAGCGGCTGGAGCGGATCTTCAGCTATGTGGAGCAGCATTATCAGGAAGCGATTACACTGAATGAGGTGGCCGGGTACATGGGCTTCAGCCCGTATTATTTCACCAAGCTGTTCAAGAAGAATACGGGGATGACCTTTGTCGCGTTTTTGACGGAATACCGGCTGAATAAGGCCAAGTGGATTCTGCTCAATGAAGACCTGCCGATGTCAGCGGTAGCGGAAGCGGCCGGGTTCGGCAGCGGGAAGACCTTTCACCATTTATTCAAGGAAGCTACGGGGATCTCTCCGCTTAAATACCGCAAGACAATATCCGGGAATAATTGA